The Thermodesulfobacteriota bacterium sequence AAATATCCCTTTCATGCATAATTTGGGTTTAATTTAAAAGCTATATGGGTTTAAACTAGGACTTAGTTTGATAGTGACCCAATTTCCATAATTAATACTTCTGAGGGTTGAGGAAAATAGAATGCAAGAATTAATGATAGAATTAGGAAATATTCAAACAGTTCTAGTTATTGTTGTAATATTTTTGCTTCTTGTAGTATTAATCTTTCAAATACTATTCAGATACAAACCAGATAAAACAATTGAATTATTTTCTCGCATAGAAAGTTTACAAAATACACAACATCGATTTGAAGATGTCTTACGTCAAGAGTTAGCACAAATCAGAATTGATTCAGCAACCACGACTCGTGAGGGGCGGGAAGAACTCACCAGAACATTTGTTTCTATTGGGGAGTCGATATCAAAGCGCTTAACTGAGAATAGTGAATTGCAACAGAATGCACTGTATAATTTTTCTAATCAACTTCAAGCTTCAGCACACTCGTTTCAAGATTCAACCGAGAGGTTTCGAGTAACCCTTGAACAAAGCCTAAAATCATTCGAAATTGAAATCAGTAATAAACTTGAAAAAACTAGGGAAGATAGCAATTACTCGGCGTTACAACTGCGAAATGAAGTTCTCTCGGCTCTGACGACATTTAACGACTTGGTTTTAAAAGGGATTGGCGAGATGGCTCAACTTCAGAAAGGACAACTTGAGACGTTTTCAGAAAATATTTCGAAGTTGACTTTATCGAATGAGACCAAGCTTGAGACCTTACGAGAAATAGTTGAGAGAAAATTAAATCAAATTCAAGAAGACAATGCAAAGCAGATTGAACAAATGAGAATCACAGTTGATGAGAAGTTGCAGGGTACTCTTGAAAAGCGGCTCGGAGACTCCTTCAGACTGGTCTCAGAACGTCTTGAGCAGGTTCATAAGGGTTTAGGTGAGATGCAAAGTTTAGCATCAGGCGTAGGTGATTTAAAACGAGTTTTAACAAATGTGAAGGCGAGGGGTGGATGGGGCGAGGTGCAATTAGGCGCTATTCTTGAGCAGATGCTTACACCAGACCAATTTGAGAAAAATGTCAAAACTAAAGATGGAAGCGACGAGGTTGTAGAATATGCTATCAAATTACCTGGACAGGACATAGATAAAATGGATGTAGTATGGCTTCCAGTGGATTCTAAATTCCCAATAGAGGATTATCAGCGACTAGTTGATGCACAGGAAAGAGCTGACCTCACCTCGGTGACGGAGGCGAGTAATTCGTTAAGGGCAAGAGCAATCAGTTGTGCTAAAGAGATATCATTAAAATATCTCTATCCACCTAACACTACAGATTTTGGAATTATGTTTCTTCCTGTTGAAGGACTTTATGCTGAGGTTATAAGACAGCCAGGTCTAATAGAAGAGTTACAACATAGTTACAGGGTTGTTGTTACGGGACCAACTACATTTGCAGCATTACTTAACAGCCTGCAAATGGGTTTTCGAACACTCAAAATACAAAAACAATCGAGTGAGGTATGGAAAATACTAAGCGCTGTCAAAACGGAATTCGATAAATTTGGCTCTGCAATAGATGCTGTTAAGAAAAAGTTGCAAGAAGCATCAAATAAAATTGAAGATGTAGATACTCGCACGCGAGCAGTTCGGCGTAGATTGCGAAAGGTAGAAGAATTGCCGAGTTCAGAAAAAGCTAGTACGATACTTGAAATCTCAGAATCTTTTGATGAAGACAAAGATGCCTGACGAGATTGATTAAAAAGAATGTCGATATTTATACCACGCAAGTCCCATTTGTTAGAATCTCTATTGTTTTTAATGAGTAGTTAGTCAGACCAAAGGGTAGTTATGACTGAAATTCCAGACGCCAAAGAAAAGCACACAACCTATGAGAATTTCATCGCACGCTGTCCATCGTGCGGTTTTAAGAATGTATTCAACCGTGCCTCCGACCTCAGAGACCTTACGCCGATAGGTAGTAAGCAGGTGAATTGCCTCAATTGCTGTCAACCATTTAATATTAGCGGTGATTCTATAAACTCAGCTTACGAAATGCTGATTTATGATTGCTATGAACTCCGAGACGCAAAACATTATATGTACTGCATTCTAAACTTGGCTCAAGCTTTTGAAGTATTCTTTAGCCAATATCTTCGTGTCAAACTTCTTTATTGGCCCTACGTCACGGATTCAATGCGAGACATTAACCAATTGAACCGTCTCGCCGGTTTTTTCTATGGTAAGGTTAAGAAGCACCCATTCGTAGCAATGCGGAACCTATTCTTTTTTCAAGTGCTTCGACAGCAGTCGCTAAGCTCATTGGTCGAAGCTGAAGCAAGCATCAATGCATTACCAAAGAAGCCATCAGAGCCTTCAGATAAGGACATAAAATCCATTGCTGATCCAAAACTATCTGGTCTCCTAATCCGGCTAAAGTACTGCAAAGTAGCAGACTTAAGGAATCAAGTTATTCATCAACGCGCATATAGGCCAACGCTTGAGGAAGTAAATGATGCCCTGGAGGAAACGCGTAAGATTTTATTTCCACTTGCCAAAAAGCTTAAGATGTATGGCGATGATTTGAACCGGTACATTAGCAAACATCACCAAAATCGACGTAGTAAAAGTTAACCCTTTTGCCTCATAATAAAGAAAGATAGGGAATGACTTAACTTTGAGGTTTTATGCTTATGAAATTTTAACTCATTACTCTTCTTGAAAGTCAAATGTTGAGACGATGTTTTGTCACTATGTTATCTGTTTATCTCCTCCCAACTCGGTATCCCGCCCAGGCTTTTAGCGGTTTTCACCGCTCTTATTATTGCCTCGGAGATAAGCTCGGCGGCGATGATGCCAACCGCATTGGCGTCTGCGTCGAGGTCTCCGCAGGATACGGCGAAAACCAGATCTCCGTCTGAAATGGTGTGTGCCGGTTTGATGACCCTGGAGAGGCCGGTTTGTCCTACCCGGGCGATGCGGATAAGCTCAGCCTTGGAGAATTTAGCATTTGTGGCAACGACAGCAAGGGTGGTGTTTTCAAAAGGCTCTACCGTTCTGGTAAACCCTTTTTTAAACAATTCAACAGAGCCGAGAAACTCCTTCCCCTTGGGTGAATTTCTTACCCCAGCTATTACCTCGCCGCTATTGGGATCTACTACATCGCCGAATGCATTGACCACAACAATCACTCCTATAACCGCTCCGTTATCCAAAGTGTAGCTTGCGCATCCGATACCACCCTTCGTTGCTGTTTTGATGCCGAATATCTTTCCGATGGTGGCGCCGGTTCCTACGCCGATACTTCCCTCTTCTACAAGAGAAGACGAGGCGGCGAGACAGGCTTTATATCCCATCTCTCCATCCGGCCTTATTTTTCCGTTGCCGATTCCCAGGTCGAAGATCACTGCCGTGGGAACGGAAGGAACTATCCGGCCATAGCCGACATCCAGTCCGATTCCTTTTTCCTCAAGATATTTCATCACCCCGCCCGCTGCATCCAAGCCATAGGCGCTGCCGCCGGTTAGAAGAATGGCGTGGACTTTCCCAAAGGAATGATAGGGTAGGAGTCCATCGATTTGTCTTGTGCTCGTTCCGCCGCCCCTTAAGTCGACTGCGCCTATTGCTTCACGGTCAAACAATATGACCGTGCAACCGGTTATGGCTTCAAAATCAGAGAAATGTCCGCCCCTTACTCCGGGTACATCGGTGATCGAACCCATGCATATCATTGTAAATTAATACGGTTACTTTCCAAGTTGTTTTATGGGGGAAATGCCCTCGGTTGAAAATTGACCTGGGGTCGTTAGCAGTAGTAAGCGAGAAATTGTGTACGGTCATTCCTGCGGAACTTGTCCTCGACCATGGTCGGGGAGTAGGAATCCAGGTTTTAAAAATGGATACCCGATTAATGCATTCGGGTATGACAGATGAGTGGATACCCGATTAATCCTGTCCCCAAATGTTTTTATTGGGGAACGTTCGGGTATGACGGATGAGTGGATTCGCGACAAAGCTTATTTGCAATGAAGGCGGGAGTCCCATGGCCACCCACAGTGAATCATCAAGCTAAAAACACAGCGGGTTTTAGCCGTCTCTTGAAACTGTAGAAAGTGCCTCTCTAATCTTGCTCTGAACCTCTTTCATGTGTTCGTCATCCCTATATTTAGCCCTGGGCCAGAAGAATCCTTTTAATCCGTCTTTTTTTCTTCTGGGAACTATATGGATGTGTAGATGCGGCACGCTTTGGCTGACCTTGTTGTTCAGTGCGACAAAGCTGCCCTCAGCCTGCATAGCCAATTCCACCGCCTGGGTCAACCTTTTTACATTCAGAAATATCTTCTCGATCAGAGTCGAATCAAGGTCAATCAGGGTTGGGATATGCTTTCGGGGTATCAGCAGACAATGGCCCGGAAATAACGGTCTATTATCCAAGAATGCTAGTGAGGGCTCATCCTCAAAAACTATATACGCACTGGTTTTGCCGCTTACGATATCACAAAAATCACATTCGATGTTTGAATTAAAGTAGGTGGCCAGCCTGAGCTGCGACATTGTGTCTCCCGGTTTATATATGTATTCTCAGGTCTATCAACTCGAAGCTGAACAGATGAATGAGCAGGACATCGGGAAGTTTCACCAGTAAGAATTTATCAACGAGCTAGCCGGCTATACCCTTGCGAAATTCCGCGCCTCTCTGTACCAAGCAGGCGCCCGCTCGATTGCCTCTATCGCCGCTTTAGGACTTGATGCCAACTGCCACATTTCTCCATGTCTTTTGTCCATGAACCGTTCGGAGATACATCGATTCAAAAGCTCGACACAGGGGTCGAAGAAACCTTTAGTATTGACCATTATAATCGGCTGAAGATAGATGCCCAGCCGCTTGAGGGTGATAGCTTCAAAAAGCTCTTCCAAAGTGCCTGAGCCTCCGGGCAAGGTTATGAACGCATCGCTCTCGGAGATCATTAAACGCTTTCGAGTTTGAATGTCATCAACCAGCTTCACCTCGGATAAACCGGGGCGAACCGACACTAGGTCGGACATAAACTTGGGGATGACACCGATAATTCGTCCGCCTTCGGCAAGCGCACCATCGGCCAGAGCACCCATCGATCCGATTCCGCCCCCTCCATAAATAATGGTGTATGACTCTTTAGCCAGCAGGCGACCGAGCTCATAAGCAGATTCCATGTACTCTGGGTCGCAGCTACTACTAGAAGCGCAAGAGACGCATACCGTCTTACTTCTCAACCCTGCTTGCATCTTATCTATCGCCGATATGAAATATTACCGCTCAGTCTAATTTAAACCCTCACCTTAGTCAACGTGATGCCAGGGTCTCTTTTGCAGGGGGCGTTCCATCACCTATCCATCAGAAGCTCCGACAATGCTAAAGAATTGGGTATCGCCGCACCGGCGGCGGTGTTGTCAAAAATACACCAGGTCTCAGCCGAGCCGGCAGGTTCTTTTACCGATTTGGCGATTGATTTCAGTTGTTCATAAGTGTAAGCAGAATAGTATTTCTTCGGTGAACCGTGCAGACGAAAATAGGCGAGGCCATTCCATCCGCCTGGCTTACCCCCTGATGGTGTAGGGGCAGGGTCGGCCGCTACTCTTGCCACTAGGAATCTGGCTAACAATTCGTCAGCTTGAGCGGTGAACCAGCTTTTGTGGCGCGGCTCGCAAACCACCTTTACTTTGAATAGCCTTCGAAACTCCGCAAAGAAGGTTTTTGCTATTTCTTCATCGAAAGATAAACTGGGTGGTAGTTGTACCAAAAATGGACCGAGTTTATCACCCAAACCACTCACCTCCTCAAGAAACTGTTTAATCAAATTGATATCCTGGAGACGGGATACATGTGTAATCTGTTTTGGGATCTTAACTGCAAACCGGAAATACTCCGGCACAGCCTCAGCCCATCTTTGGTAAGTAGATGTCTTATGTGAACGGTAAAACGACGAGTCAATCTCTACCGCGTTAAACCGTGAAGCATATCTTTCAAGATGGGAACCGGTTGCCGGAAAGTACTCGTTGTACTCTTTTGGAATTGTCCACCCGGCACAGCCGATGTGTATACTCGCGGGTTTCATATTTAAATGATAATAGCAGGTTGATAATTCACTAATTTTACCCAAAGCAGTATAATGCTTTTAATGAGTTAGGAGGTTAGAGACGATGGCAAAGAAACGGACAAAAGAGCAGGTACATGCGGTGAAGGCCTTTCTACGGGTTCCGGAACTTACAAAAGCTGGCCACTCTCTTCTTCTCGCTATTTCCGCGCACGACGAGAAAATAGGCACACTGGAAATTGGGCAAGGCTCGCTCTATTGGACTGGAAGATTCCGCAAAAAAAGTAAGCGAATTGACTGGAGTAAGTTCGCCGATATGATGGACAAGCTTGCATACGAATCTTAGAAGGTTCTAGGATCATTCAACCTTTCAAGTTTTACTTACTAATCGGTGCATAAAATAGTTTACACTCTGTTATAAATCATGTGCAATATAATGCATGAATATACGAGATGCTCGTTCGCTTCCGGCAGTAGCTCAGGAAGATATTCGTATTAAAGCCCTGCTGGTTAAGTCTAGAGTCTTATATATATTGAAGGATTAATACCTTTGTCGCTTCGACTACGGTAACGAAGTCCTATTGACTTGTAGGGCAAAAATTTGTTAATTTTGGGTGAATTAAGAGGGCGGAGCTACATTGAGGGACCCGTCTGATTAACCGTCCCAATTCCATTTAACTGATTAAAGATAACCATTCACGAACCACCGGTGACCTGCTTATTATCACATTTTTAAGCCTTCTACGCATTGTTATGGTTGAATATGTAGAGTCTTTGCTGGCAAATACGATAACCAGCACTAGTTATAGCCTAGATAATGAATATTTGTCTTACGCTTTGCTTGATAAATTATAACGGAGAGCGTTACCTAGAAGAATCGCTCGGGTCTGTTATTGCTCAAAGGGGAAAATTCAAAGAGATTCTTTTGATCGATAATGCTTCGGTAGATAAGAGTCTGGAGATAGTCAATGACCGATTTCCCGGCGTAAAGGTAGTCAAACTCGGTAATAACCTCGGACCCGGAGCAGCCAGGAATGTGGGATTTAAAACGGCATCTAACGACCTAATTCTTTTCATGGATAACGATGTATATCTTTCCTCTGAATGTCCTGACAGGCTCTTAAAGGCAATTGGTGACAATCCCCTGGCGGCCGTAGCAATGCCCCGTGTTCTTTATGCCGACAGGAGAGACCTGATTCAATACGACGGTGCGGATAGTCATATTCTCGGACTCATGACACTTCATAACGTAAACCAGCCGGTATCTTCAGCAGCGAACAGCACCAGAAAAATTAGTTCATTGGTCACCGCCTGTTTCCTGGTAGACCGCAGAAAATGGGAAGGAGTGGATCCCTTTGACGATAGCTTTATCTTCAATTATGAGGATCATGACTTCGGGCTTAGGACCCGAATTAGGGGATACGAGGTTTTATCTGTACCCTCAGCCTGTTGTTATCACGGTGAGGGGACAGATAGGCTATCACTGCGAGAAGGGAAGAGCTACTCCAGGGTGCGAGTCTATTGTCTTATTCGCAACAGGTGGCAACTGATTCTTAAAAACTATCAGTTTAAAACTATTTTTCTTTTATCTCCTATGTTCTTTGTTTATGAAGCCTTTCAGCTAGGCGGGGTTATCGGAAAGGGGTGGTTTAGCGAGTGGCTTAAAGCCCTTTTTTGGATATTCTCACATCCAGTCGAAATACTAGAAAAACGGCGAATCGTCCAAAAATCGAGAAAAACCCCAGACCGTGAAATTCTCGTAGGTGGCCCGGTCCCATATAGTACCGAGCTGATAAAGAGTCCATTGGAGCGGGCGGGCAAGAATCTTCTGGATTTCCTGGCGAAGTTTTTCTGGAGTCAGGTGAAGAGGTTTATTTAAGTTAATCATATGATCCTGAGTATGTTTTTGAGGGTATTTTAATGAACGTATTCATTTGTCGAGGAGTGTTATGAGAAAGGAATTAAGTAATTTATACGACGGGTTTTTTAGAACCTCTTCTGAAGGCGGGTTATTGCTAT is a genomic window containing:
- the rmuC gene encoding DNA recombination protein RmuC, whose amino-acid sequence is MQELMIELGNIQTVLVIVVIFLLLVVLIFQILFRYKPDKTIELFSRIESLQNTQHRFEDVLRQELAQIRIDSATTTREGREELTRTFVSIGESISKRLTENSELQQNALYNFSNQLQASAHSFQDSTERFRVTLEQSLKSFEIEISNKLEKTREDSNYSALQLRNEVLSALTTFNDLVLKGIGEMAQLQKGQLETFSENISKLTLSNETKLETLREIVERKLNQIQEDNAKQIEQMRITVDEKLQGTLEKRLGDSFRLVSERLEQVHKGLGEMQSLASGVGDLKRVLTNVKARGGWGEVQLGAILEQMLTPDQFEKNVKTKDGSDEVVEYAIKLPGQDIDKMDVVWLPVDSKFPIEDYQRLVDAQERADLTSVTEASNSLRARAISCAKEISLKYLYPPNTTDFGIMFLPVEGLYAEVIRQPGLIEELQHSYRVVVTGPTTFAALLNSLQMGFRTLKIQKQSSEVWKILSAVKTEFDKFGSAIDAVKKKLQEASNKIEDVDTRTRAVRRRLRKVEELPSSEKASTILEISESFDEDKDA
- a CDS encoding P1 family peptidase, with protein sequence MGSITDVPGVRGGHFSDFEAITGCTVILFDREAIGAVDLRGGGTSTRQIDGLLPYHSFGKVHAILLTGGSAYGLDAAGGVMKYLEEKGIGLDVGYGRIVPSVPTAVIFDLGIGNGKIRPDGEMGYKACLAASSSLVEEGSIGVGTGATIGKIFGIKTATKGGIGCASYTLDNGAVIGVIVVVNAFGDVVDPNSGEVIAGVRNSPKGKEFLGSVELFKKGFTRTVEPFENTTLAVVATNAKFSKAELIRIARVGQTGLSRVIKPAHTISDGDLVFAVSCGDLDADANAVGIIAAELISEAIIRAVKTAKSLGGIPSWEEINR
- a CDS encoding HIT family protein, whose amino-acid sequence is MSQLRLATYFNSNIECDFCDIVSGKTSAYIVFEDEPSLAFLDNRPLFPGHCLLIPRKHIPTLIDLDSTLIEKIFLNVKRLTQAVELAMQAEGSFVALNNKVSQSVPHLHIHIVPRRKKDGLKGFFWPRAKYRDDEHMKEVQSKIREALSTVSRDG
- a CDS encoding TIGR00730 family Rossman fold protein, which codes for MQAGLRSKTVCVSCASSSSCDPEYMESAYELGRLLAKESYTIIYGGGGIGSMGALADGALAEGGRIIGVIPKFMSDLVSVRPGLSEVKLVDDIQTRKRLMISESDAFITLPGGSGTLEELFEAITLKRLGIYLQPIIMVNTKGFFDPCVELLNRCISERFMDKRHGEMWQLASSPKAAIEAIERAPAWYREARNFARV
- a CDS encoding DUF72 domain-containing protein, with the translated sequence MKPASIHIGCAGWTIPKEYNEYFPATGSHLERYASRFNAVEIDSSFYRSHKTSTYQRWAEAVPEYFRFAVKIPKQITHVSRLQDINLIKQFLEEVSGLGDKLGPFLVQLPPSLSFDEEIAKTFFAEFRRLFKVKVVCEPRHKSWFTAQADELLARFLVARVAADPAPTPSGGKPGGWNGLAYFRLHGSPKKYYSAYTYEQLKSIAKSVKEPAGSAETWCIFDNTAAGAAIPNSLALSELLMDR
- a CDS encoding glycosyltransferase family 2 protein — translated: MNICLTLCLINYNGERYLEESLGSVIAQRGKFKEILLIDNASVDKSLEIVNDRFPGVKVVKLGNNLGPGAARNVGFKTASNDLILFMDNDVYLSSECPDRLLKAIGDNPLAAVAMPRVLYADRRDLIQYDGADSHILGLMTLHNVNQPVSSAANSTRKISSLVTACFLVDRRKWEGVDPFDDSFIFNYEDHDFGLRTRIRGYEVLSVPSACCYHGEGTDRLSLREGKSYSRVRVYCLIRNRWQLILKNYQFKTIFLLSPMFFVYEAFQLGGVIGKGWFSEWLKALFWIFSHPVEILEKRRIVQKSRKTPDREILVGGPVPYSTELIKSPLERAGKNLLDFLAKFFWSQVKRFI